The genomic DNA AGACAAAACAGGGAAAGATGGGAAAAGAGGGAAATTAAAGCAGGACAACACTGCTTTTAGATGACTGAGGAGCTTAATAAAGAATTTAGAAAAATAATTAGAAATATATTTCGATTCCAAAGTCCATTAGTAGGTTAGATATACTGAGAAGTGTGAATGAGTGCCTGTGTTTTGGTAGGAAATACCCACTGGCACATACCCCATACACTAAACTGAGCACAAACATTGGTCACAAAATTACACTTAAATGGCAATCAGTGATAAGGTATTTTTTGTCACTAAAATGCTACACAAATGATCTTATAATCATGAAGTCTCTTTGAATAATGAATGTCTCCTTCAGCCTCTCTGTCATGGAAAGAGAACATAGCATCTTGTTTgtaaagagacagaaatagggAAAATGATGCAAGCCATGCTTATTGTATTTGACTTGTTTTTCTAAAAGAGCATTTCTTCATATCAACGTGGCACCACAAATCCTGGCTTTGACAAACAATTTGCAAAAATGCTGTTCCGGCCCCCACTGTCTGGTTTCCATTTTTGACTTGTtctaaaaaaacttttttagTCTTTTGGTTGAGCTTTGTGACAGTTCTGAGGGGTAAAAATCAGGAGCAGATTTGAGAATGGTTCAGAGCAAAGATGTGTGTCTTTGATATGTTCAGCAGAGAGGCTAATTGTTTCTTACTGGCTTGAGCTTTCATCTCTGGAGGATTCAGACGCAGGTTTTTCAAGAACTAGCTGCCAGGGCCACTTTGTGAGTGTgacagctctctgtgtgtggacaAGGCATGCCAGAGTGGAGAGGCCATATATAACAAGACAACAAGAATAGAAATGGATCTAAATGTACCTATCCAGATGTTCCTATTAAGCACCACATACATAGTGGCAGTTCTACAGATATGAAAATTTGATGGTTGTGCCAAAAAGTTGTGCCTGTGGTCTGACCAGGCCGTGTGTGTCTTCAAGGGCTACATGTATCTTTTCATATAGAAATAGCTTATTTCTATATGCCTTATTGGGACATGCAGTTTAAATTTGGCCCAAGAAAAATGCTTTTGTAACTTAAAAGAGGCGTAGCATGTCAGCCAAGTGGAGGTAATATTCAGAAACATGTTAGACGTCAAtaatctcatctcctctctctgctgggCCCTCCTGAGCCTCTCTGCTCCCAAAGACAAATTAGTTTGAGCCTGATGATGTGCTAGGCTGTTTCTGCTTCCTATTAGAGGAAATAATGACAACAACATGAAGTGATTTCAAAGCTCATGGCTGTTCCCCTCTCTCCAACTcttgtttctcttttctgtgtttttcctCTATCGTTCCCCATCACCCTCTCAAtggttttctctctctatttctctttggTTGCCTACTGCCATTTGTTTTcatgtttctcttttttccttcatCTCTCTGCATGTCTTCCTCTAACTTTGTCTCTTTTGAACGCTTTCCTCCATGTTTTTATATGTCCTACGTCCTCTTTTTCTTGACCTGTTTTTGTCATATTTCATCTTCTTTTCTCCCCCTGCATCTCTCTGTTTCGTCTGTCTTTGTCAGTCCTGTCACAGGGTCCGTGTCTCCAGGCAGCACCTCTCAGGTTTTGGCTCgtaagaagaggagaggagtgagttCACATCATTCTATCTTCCCAGAGCTTTAAGAGAGTCCTAGAATTCATTCTGGACAGCATTCATTATTCTCTTCAAGTAGTGTccctaaaaaaagaaaatgacaaaagaaAGAAGTAGATCTGTCATGTGTAAATATGGAAGACAAATAGTAGGTCATTTTGAAacgcttttgtttatgtatgaagGTTTCATTTATCTTATCCATCTCGAGAATGCACAGTCGACAGAACACGCATGGATCTTATTTAATTTCCCCAACGTTTTGGATTCATTATTATGATTAATTCAACATGTAATAACTGGTGTATTTAAACGTTTTGGCACATACTCTTAGAAACATCAAGTGTGACATCATATATAAAACCGTTGCGGAGATATTTTCAGTGACAGATACTGACATTCCCTCCTCTCTGACGGGTGGTTTCTTTTGATCCATGTGTCAGATCATCGAGAAAAGACGGCGAGATCGGATAAACCACAGCCTGTCTGAGCTTAGGAGGCTTGTACCCAGTGCCTTCGAGAAACAGGTCAGAGGCTACATTGACACCAGTTGAGCAATGCATCTTCATTGCTGCAATCGCCCTTCTGAAAACCATAAATATAATGGACATAAAAATGACTATGGCAGAGAATAAAACTACTGAACCGATGTCAAAAAATCTTATCTGCATGATTGTCAGGGTTCCTCAAAACTGGAAAAGGCTGAAATTCTGCAGATGACTGTAGATCATCTCAAACTGCTGCACGCCATGGGAGGCAAAGGTGAGATTTGATGTTGCTTTATAAGACATACTTTGAAAAAGGCAAATGTGAAATGGAAAGGGATTTAAGTCTTACATGAATTATTGCCAGCGGTCATAATTATACAACATAAATAAACCTGTTGAAACTGATATTCAACTAAAAGTTTTCAACTATGAAGAAGCAATGATGAGACAATATTGCACTGAAACACACCCCATAACCATCTAAAGAAAGTGCTACTGTGATAGGGATGAATATGTTGAAAAATATGTTAATGAATTCTGAACAGTCCCATGCCTTCTCTCATTCCGTTCTCACTAGGCTATTTTGATGCCCATGCCCTGGCAGTGGACTACCGTACGCTGGGCTTTCGTGAGTGTGTAGGGGAGGTGGTGCGCTACCTGAGCTCCTTGGAGGGCTCAGAATCAGCTGACCCTATTGGAGCACGGTTGGTGTCTCACCTAAGCCACTGTGCCAGTGAGCTTGACCCCCTTCTGCAGAGCCCTGCCCTGCCGTTCCCCCCCTGGCCGTGGGGCTCCTTCCCTGCCCTCtccacacccccctcccctgcatcctctccctcattctccacTGCCAGCCGACGGGACCTGGGTCCACACGCTGCGACTACCCTGCTGGCATACCCCTCCCCAGGCCTCCGTGTGCCGCCTTTGTCAGGCACGCAAGGCTCTCTTCTGAATGTAGGGTTCTCCGGGGTGCGCAGGGTACAGTTGATGCCATCTGTGGCCCACAGACTGTCTCAGACGTCCTCTGAGGGTTCCGTGGCGGCTCAACCTATTCATGCAGTCACACGTTCtgcatcctcctcttcccccatTCCTCAGCAGACCTCTTTCCGGCCCTTCATCCCTGTGGGGTCTCCCTCTCCTCAGCGCAGGGGCACAAGTGGGTCCAGTAAGCCTGGACAGAATTGGGGGACAGAGATCGGGGCCTTCTGATACACTCTCTCTTATCAGACTCTACGATGATGCCCAAGGGGCCATGGACACTGTGAGAAGACAGTGGGAAGAAAAATGTGACTGCCATGTTATGACCTTATCATGCACCTCAGCAGTCAAGGATAACCAATTAGGTTACCTATGCAACACCTTTCAGTTTTCACTCCATTAGTTCCATCGGTATGTGCTACACATCCAAAGGCCAAAAGAAAGAACTCTGTCAGTCTGAACATTACAGCCATGAGAGACACACATGGAAAAGGTGGAGCGTAGAATGTAGTTCGATGCTAAGGGCAGCACACTGCTGTTACATTTAAAGGCAGATAGTTAATGAACAAAGCCATTTTCCCTGATACAGGTTTGAACTGGATTGGTCAATGTCAAGAATTAGCTGAGTTGTCTGCTGATTGCCAAGTTTGACAAAAATAGTTTAATCATTATTAGGATTTTTGcccgttatttttttttatttactcaatttttttttttttttttattgatccACTGATAAAAAAGTGTTCACTAAGTGTGATGACTGATTTGAGTCTGTTTAAATGAGCATGGATTCAAGAATACAGAATGTTGCATTATTTTTTGCAAAGCAGTGATATATTTGTTACGGCAACACAAAAAACGGCATAAGTTTCCCATATTACATGAGTGGCCTGCAGTAGGTATCAGAGAGTTAATATGAAGACAGCAGTGAGGATGGCCGAGTTGTGCTCAATGCTCATCTGAGCTCCAGTTGTTTTACAAAATTTGTCCACTTTAAGAGGGTGTCATGCCTAGTATCCAATCTTAGCAGTGCTGTATCCTAGATAATTATCATAATAGCCCTAGTGCTCTATGGTCAACTTAAAATGGTTTTAAATGTGTACCTTTTTTTAATTCAATAGATGCCTACTACAGCCTGAGCTCTCTTAAAGTGTAACTCTGGCGAAAATTGACCACAGGGtcttttttctgcattaaaacacatcaaataagccatggagacagtattttttgttgatcaaccactacagagcttgctcCGGTATACGCTATAGCCTCAAATGATCGCAAACAGTAGATTAGCTAAGGGCGGTGAGTCaaacgcttcccaaatagcattttttaactagtaatattgttcaaaacagcaaacctcgtcagtagcttgctcagtgtccctacacataaaacgaagcaccaacaacGTAGTTAGAAAACCcagagtttattacagaagactgttaagaacacttaccaactgtccccctaccaGCTCCTCCAACTCCAGCATGAATAATAGATTAATGAAACGTGACAGTACAATGAATCCTTGCCATACTGGGTtggtttaatgcagaaaaagaccCTGGGGTCAATTTTCATCGGAGTTACACTTTAACTGCCCCTAGTGAAACATACCTTGCCAAATGGCATGgtaatttaatataattttttttttttttttaattaatcatTTACTCTCAAAAATCAGTCTAGGGCATaccaattgaaaataaaataactgGATTGTTCTCTAAAATTCACAGTGGCAGACCATGGGCAAATGAGACGTATAGAGTAGGCACACACTTTAATCAATAATAACTCAcatcacacatatactgtacggCTGCCTGGTCTGGTGAGTCGCTTATTCATTCAACAGGTTAAAACATACGGGCTGCTTAATGGTGAAAgctatttttctctcttgcttttttgcaacggtgagtctgtgtgtgtgtgtgtgtgtgtgtgtgtgtgtgtgtgcggctgatGGGAGCTGTGTGGCATTCTTCAGCCACAAAGGGAAAACATAGAGAGGGCTGGTGGACTAGTGCTGTTTGCTACAGGAACCACGAAGAGGAACCAGATCAGAGCTCTCTCTGTGCCCTTCACAGGCACGGCAGAATTCAAATGACAGTCAGCCTGACTGTCTCTCCCAagcacacaccatgcacatacacatgatcACGCAAGAAAACACACTCCCAccatctgt from Alosa alosa isolate M-15738 ecotype Scorff River chromosome 20, AALO_Geno_1.1, whole genome shotgun sequence includes the following:
- the heyl gene encoding hairy/enhancer-of-split related with YRPW motif-like protein, whose protein sequence is MKRPHDYSSPESDTDELIDVGQEDGYCPVTGSVSPGSTSQVLARKKRRGIIEKRRRDRINHSLSELRRLVPSAFEKQGSSKLEKAEILQMTVDHLKLLHAMGGKGYFDAHALAVDYRTLGFRECVGEVVRYLSSLEGSESADPIGARLVSHLSHCASELDPLLQSPALPFPPWPWGSFPALSTPPSPASSPSFSTASRRDLGPHAATTLLAYPSPGLRVPPLSGTQGSLLNVGFSGVRRVQLMPSVAHRLSQTSSEGSVAAQPIHAVTRSASSSSPIPQQTSFRPFIPVGSPSPQRRGTSGSSKPGQNWGTEIGAF